The genomic window AGAACCCCGCGTCAACTGATCTCTCACTTGTTTCACGGACGCTGCGCATGCATGTGGACGGCATCACGGCAACGCAAGACGTCGTCAAGCACCAGCCTAGGTACCTCGTCCCATGTCACATTCGCTTACCGAACCCCTAGCAGCAGGTGACGGCGGTCCAAAACACCAGCCGGCGGGGTCCGACTGCCGATCTTGCAGATCTGGCCAGATGCCATGCGGCCACATGCGCGCTATCATTGGCCCTGAGCCGCAGATTTCAGGAACCTTTTCCTTCGCAGGGCCCTCTGTCAGGAGTCGGGAGTCGATGCGCCACGAGCGACCCCGAGCCCCCTGGTTGGATCTGTCCATCGTTTCCCCTTCCATGACGCTGCAGCCGCTCCTAGCTATCGGTCGAATCGTCTTCAACAATGCCATGGTGTGCTATTTCGAGTCACCGAGAGCAAACCAGCCCCCTCTTCAGCTGCGACGCTCGCTTTTAGCTGCCACCTACCGCTTTGGTACAATGCTCCTTGGATGGCGCCGGGACGCCCCGACCaatggccgccgcggtggtGCCTCGTTGGGGATCCTGCGAAAGCCGCAACGCCAGATGAGGCGAGCTGTCCGCCTGTCTTACTCCGGTGATCGTCGCCCGAGGCTGTCCCTAACGGCGGGATTCGTCCGTGATTGATTGATCAATCGACTACCTGTTCCCTTCGTACCGCACGGAGTCCGCCTATTGGTGCACGCGCGTATTGATGTTGGTGTTGGCGCTGGTGACCCGtccggtcgccgccgccgccgatgataAATAGAGTCGAGCCGCACCGCACACCGACCTGCCGAGCCTGGCGCGCTATGCTTTCTCCAGTACTGCTCTGCTCTTCCTTTCTTGTTGTATACAAACGCCGAGCGTAAGACACAGACAAAAAGGTCCAGCCATGGCCTCGATTCTTCGCACGCTTGTCCCcctggtggcgctgctgcccaccaGCACCCTCGCCGACTCCAAGAGCTGCCCGGGCAACCTCCCGCTGTCGTGCCACAACAATACGGTCGTCGAAGACACATGCTGCTTCATTCCAGCGGGTCAGCTGCTGCAGACGCAGTTTTGGGATACGCAACCCGCGACCGGGCCGGCTGGTACGTTTACCGACTTCTGGGCGGGAACCAGAGCCCTTGCAGTGCGCGCACTTATACGGGCCCGCCGCATTCAAGCACCCGTAGCTGGAGAGAAAGATGGAGTGAGACGAGTAtaagaaaagaaaaaggcTAATAATgtgcttcttcctctctcgCAGACTCATGGACCATCCACGGCCTCTGGCCCGACAACTGCGACGGCTCGTACCCCAAGCAGTGCGACAGCTCGCGCGCCTACACCAACATCAGCGACATCCTGACGGCcaacggcgcgggcgcgaccCTGGAGTACATGCAAAAGTTCTGGAAGGACtacaagggcgacgacgagtcctTTTGGCAGCACGAATGGGGCAAGCACGGGACGTGCATCAGCacgctggcgccgtcgtgctACCAAGGGTACAAGCcgaccgaggaggcggcggcctaCTTCTCGCGCACCGTCGAGCTCTTCAAGGCGCTGCCGACGTACCAGTGGCTCGCCGAAGCGGGCATcacgccgtcggccagcaAGACGtacgcgctcgacgacatccagGGGGCGCTGCGGGCCAAGCATGGCGCGCCGGTGACGCTGGGCTGCAAGGGCAAGGTGCTCAACGAGGTGTGGTATCACTACAACGTCCAGGGCTCGCTGCAGGGCGGCAAGTTTGTCGCCGCggagcccgacggcgccaagggcaagtGCCCGAGCAAGGTGCAGTACAAGGTCAagagcggtggcggcaacggGACGTCGCATCGCGGTCACAGCTTCGCGGCTTAAGTTATCTCCCGCTCATGGTCCTTGATGCTCGGTTTTGACGGGTGCAACATCAAACGTTTGGAGGGGATCTCTCATGACTGGCTGTATATGACGTACGCTCATGTATATAAACGACTCGCATGGAACTGACCATCCAATCTGTCCGGCATACGCACACATAAGAAGTGCATGTGAAGCCAAATGAGAAAGAAATGGCTCCAAGAGAGCAAaagtgacgacgacgatggtgctAAGAGGAGGAGCTAGCTACGTGGCcccggagagagagagggcccCCCAGCGACGGGAGGCTGACCGACACAACACCAAATAAAGGCGCTCACCCCCGAGCAGATTCGTCACTCATCACACGACGTACGTACTAAGCTGTCCCAAGGCCTCTCagcccacacacacacacacacacatacatacagtacgtGCACCACAGTAAACCACCCTCTACGGTGGGGCCCCAACGGGAAGCAGTATCACTTCCTCTTCTGGATGAATTAGTAGATATTTGACCCGAGGGTctcggcgcccgcagcgtcgccgctAGATGAcatgcgccgcctcctcctcctcctccaccaccccaCGGACACGGCGTGGCATGATGACGCAGGAAAGAAAGGCTGGGCTTGGGTTGTATGCATCgtgatggccgcggcggcggtgctaATTCCGCTTTCCTTCCTTGGGCAAGGAAACGAAAAAACGTGCCTGGCATCGGGGCATCTTATCTCCTACCGGCTTTATCGCAGTTGCAGTTACACTGCAGGAGGATTATGCAAGTATattgtatactgtatactgtacctatATGGAAGCCAGCTTGCCTGCCATGTTGGATGCGTTTGCTGGGGTGTAATCATCTGATGTGACGACTTGTTCGTTGGAGCGTCGGAGGCTGCTACCGATGGTCATCTGGGGTCGTGTTGCTATCAAAGGTCTGAGTACGTATGCCTGTCATCGCCCATCtcgggtggatggatgggtctgacgggggacgggggagggaggtcGTCGGGGACGTGCCTCCACCTTGGGACTTGCAGGCACTAACCCAGCGGTCCCTAGAATATGTACAAAGCTCATGAGGGGGTCAGGCAATTGCGCGGCGTGTGACTCTTCATTGTGAAGTACTTCATCAGATACTCTCTGTGCAGAGGACCTGGCGAGATGCTTGTatatttttttttatttCGCCATGGTGCAGAACGACGTGTCTATAACCCCAACTCAAACGCTATGCAATCCCAATCCCCCCGTCTAGCCCCAACTCCCATCGCTGCACACGCCCAACCCAAAAACGGGGACGTGCGCCATCTACCACGTAAAACCGCCATGCCCCGTAAACCTCTGGTGCCCGCCGTTCGACTCACAACAAGCCAGCCGCCCGGGCGCCTAGCCTATGCCCCCTCCTTGCTAcgggtcgccgtcggcccgcCCTCCGTGCCCGATGATGACTccgggcgccgacgccacgccgccaccgcctcgcaGCCCACGGGCACGCGGCAGACGTCGCGCGCGTGGCACGTCTCCCAGAGCACCCGGCGGATCTCGGTGAAGACGCGGTCCGGCGCGTCCATGGCCCAGAGgacgtcgaggtgctcgtaCTCGTCCACCACTTTGCTGTGCACGAGCCGGACGTGCGGCTCCCGCCGTGCGTTGCGGAACCGCCGGAGCAGCCTCCGGCCGTCCACGAGCCGGTCGTTGCCGCAGACCCAGAGCGCAAACGGCGGCACCTGCTCGTTGTACCACGCCgtgtcgccgttgccgccgacgggctgCGAGTCGGCGGTTTGCTGGGATTCAGGAGACTCcgttgtcgctgccgctggcgccgccctgtcgtcctggccgccgtcctcgcaGGCGTCCGTcgcgtcctcctcctgctcctcctccctcgtgGTCTCCTGGGTCGCCAGGATGCACTTGTGCTTGGCGAAGCACTCTCGGCCGAGCCACCAGCGCATCGACTCGGCGCTGACGTACACGGGCGCGAACTGGAACATGCGGTCGCGCAGCCCGCGGTCCCAGCGCGTGTCGGTCCAGTCGAAGAGGTACGAGAAGACCTTGTAGCCCATCCATCCGAAGAAGCGCGGGGGCAGCAGTCCGTGCATCTGCATCATGATGGGCATGAAGGAATGGATCCCAAACACCATCCTGAACATGCCCGGCGAGATGAGCCGCATAAACTTAAAGTACACCTTACCGATCAGAGGCCCCGCATAGGCCGCGGGAGCCAGCGCGCAGAAGACGGTCAGCTTCTCGCCTAGGTCCGgccgctgctccttggcgagggcgacaaACGTCTCCGTCGTGCCCTGCGAGTGGCATATCAGGCCCAGCTTTTCGAAGCCCGTCTCGCACAGGACCCGCGACGCGAGCGCGGGCAGGTCAAAGACGCCCATCTGCCGAATGTTCCAGCACCACATGCGCGGGTCGCTGTactcgaggacggcgtggcGCGGCTTGAATCCGCAGCGGTTGTTGCCCAGCCATACGTCGAAGCCCGACTTGCACAGCCAAAAGGCcagcgactcgtcgtcgttgcagCAGTACGCCCCTGAGCTCTGCAGGAGCCCGTGCATCAGGAGCACGGGAAACCTGCGCTTCTTTTCTGGGTTCGTGAGCTTCTTGGTCGAGCCGTGGAAGACGGTTGGGCCCATGTGATCCCTGCTCCTCGCGTCCATCTTGGTGTACTCTTTGGGGTCGAACACGTGCCAGAGGTCGATGATGAAGCCGTCTTCCGTCTGTACATTGAATTCCTCGACATCCAACCCGACCCTCCTCGCGTAGTATCCAACGTCGCAGACGATGGGATctttgccgccctcgctcggGGGATACTCGTCGGCTGTGCCCTCCTGATCGCCTTGCGTGCCGTCGACAGAAGGCCTCCGCATCCATGCGTCTTGTTTCTGCTTCCTCAAACCGGCCCGccgttcctcctcctcgtaAAAAGGCCTTTTCTCGTCCAATTTGCGTAGCGTCAATCTGTAAAACACCTTGTTGGTGGCATGGGGTACGCTCGTGACCACTGCTCCAAGAACTATGACGCACAGGAATGCCAGGCTGAGGAAGAAGGACGATACTCGGAAGAAGAGGCCCTGGACTTTGCGCAGCAGAGAAGGGGGCCCGTAtagcggcagcggaggaAACAATGGGTGCGtgtgcgacggcggcatggaGCGCTTCAACGTGCCACCAGCCGAGGGCTGTAGCGACTGGTCATCTTGGCCATTGGGCACGCGGACAACCTTGTGCTCCCCGTCTCCATTGGCATCGGTGTTGGATATCCTCTCCTTGGTCTCTTCGCCTTGCTTGATCTCGACGGTCTTGGGcgggccctcgagctcctcgcggaGGACATTGAGCCTGTGCGCTTCTTGAAGAGGAACGCCGGGCAATCGGCTTCCGTCGGATTCGACTATGACGGGGTCCTGAGGCGTGACGAAgtcggccttgatggcgACGGAGGGAGCCCCGGCGGTCGGCTGTCGCAGGGACAGCTTCTCGGCTTGATGCGTGAACTCGACGGCATTGTGGGCGAGTTGCGTGCTTGAAGCAGATACTAGCTGGTCGCCTCTTGACGTCGCGCCCATTTTTCTTCTGACGGGCATATAAGTTGGTGGCACGACATCAAGGGGAGTGTATTTCGTCCAAGGAAATATATATCGCGGAAAAGGACAAGGGAGAGAGGGCGATGAGAAGGCGCGGTGATGAAGAAAAGCAATTGGACGCAATGTTGGTATGACGCAGTGGTTCAGCTACTAGTtcagccgccgacgatgcagatccggcgccatggctggcgggcCTGGACGATGAAAATCAATCCATGCCTGGGGCGGCGCGAAGCTTGTTATATGAGcatgacgagctggacgaACGAACCGCAACCTGGAAAACGGCCCAAGATTGCAGCCCCTCATGCATCTCTCCCGTCCTGGCAGGCGCATGGTCAGCCAGACCATCAGGGCCACAGGAGAGGCGGGCTGCGATTTCGCGTCATCGTGGGTTCGTGCGTGGGGGCCCGTGGGGACGGGAGGCAGCCGGGCCACAGTGGTTGGCTCCACTCATTACAGCGGGACACGCAGGCCCAGGCCCGGTGCCGTCACGCTGGCGACTTTGTTTGTTTTAGGTAGTGGGCGCTGAGGATGCGACCAGTTGCAGCAGGGGGGTGATGCTCCCCAGGGCGATTCATTCTTTCAGCATGTGAAGATTGatccgtcgccgcgcccccaCCACACCTCCAAAGTTCAAGCCGACACGATCACGACGGATCAACCCCTGCACGGCTGCCAGCAAACGCACATTGCTGCTGTAAGAATCTACGTAATGCATTGGCACTCTGTACTTCATAATGTACCCGCGGCCAGCGTCCGCCCTGCGACAGATGAGTACTTTCAGGTAGCTTGTCTGTCCAATGACGCGCTCCGCACTGCCAAGGAGGGCTGTATGGCACGCCGTCATGGTAGAGCGGCCTGCAGTACGACCTGATGGAGTGATGAATGATTGCACCGCGATCGGCCTCGTATTGAAGAACGAGACAGGTAGCCTCAGTGCGGAGGTGGACAGGGAGATGTCGTCGGCTGCTGGAAATATACTTACCAACCTACCTTACCTTCAATGGCATCTCGCCCCTTGGGCTTTGCCCGCGTtgcgtaggtaggtagtgcACAGACAGGGTCGGTAGGCACGGAGTGTCTGCCGGAAGTCGGAACGGGTGGCAGCTGTCATGCCCGTGACATGCAGATGCAGTCTTATTTTACTTTTTATGAAGCCTTGATTTGCTGTCGTGGTTCCTGACACCGTGCTCGTCGTTTGCTACACTTGGCAGGTACCGGCGTCGCACCTGACTTGTATTACAGCTGTACCTATTCGTACGTCTACCTAATAGGGCCTCAGCGGCCGTAATTTTTGCAGTTGCAAGACTCTTCGCCATGTCGTCACCTCGTGCTTCGTCAACAATAAGCTCCTCAGTCCCTCCCGCCCGACTGCTGACGGGCGTCCGTGACCGAATCGCGGGCCGAACCAATAGCGACCAACGAGCCGACAGGGGGGTTTGACTGTCTTGGGCTGTGTTGGACCGGAGACTGGAGTGCTCTctcaccagcgccagcgccagcgcccgcgtccgtcgGTGTGGGGAACTGGGGcgctgccatccatccatttGCGGCGCGCCGGACCCCGAAGCCGAGGCTGG from Purpureocillium takamizusanense chromosome 14, complete sequence includes these protein-coding regions:
- the RBT7 gene encoding Ribonuclease T2 precursor (RNase T2) (EggNog:ENOG503NV66~SECRETED:SignalP(1-21~SECRETED:cutsite=TLA-DS~SECRETED:prob=0.7352)~COG:A), with translation MASILRTLVPLVALLPTSTLADSKSCPGNLPLSCHNNTVVEDTCCFIPAGQLLQTQFWDTQPATGPADSWTIHGLWPDNCDGSYPKQCDSSRAYTNISDILTANGAGATLEYMQKFWKDYKGDDESFWQHEWGKHGTCISTLAPSCYQGYKPTEEAAAYFSRTVELFKALPTYQWLAEAGITPSASKTYALDDIQGALRAKHGAPVTLGCKGKVLNEVWYHYNVQGSLQGGKFVAAEPDGAKGKCPSKVQYKVKSGGGNGTSHRGHSFAA
- a CDS encoding uncharacterized protein (COG:I~MEROPS:MER0208659~TransMembrane:1 (i173-196o)~EggNog:ENOG503NUG6), producing MPVRRKMGATSRGDQLVSASSTQLAHNAVEFTHQAEKLSLRQPTAGAPSVAIKADFVTPQDPVIVESDGSRLPGVPLQEAHRLNVLREELEGPPKTVEIKQGEETKERISNTDANGDGEHKVVRVPNGQDDQSLQPSAGGTLKRSMPPSHTHPLFPPLPLYGPPSLLRKVQGLFFRVSSFFLSLAFLCVIVLGAVVTSVPHATNKVFYRLTLRKLDEKRPFYEEEERRAGLRKQKQDAWMRRPSVDGTQGDQEGTADEYPPSEGGKDPIVCDVGYYARRVGLDVEEFNVQTEDGFIIDLWHVFDPKEYTKMDARSRDHMGPTVFHGSTKKLTNPEKKRRFPVLLMHGLLQSSGAYCCNDDESLAFWLCKSGFDVWLGNNRCGFKPRHAVLEYSDPRMWCWNIRQMGVFDLPALASRVLCETGFEKLGLICHSQGTTETFVALAKEQRPDLGEKLTVFCALAPAAYAGPLIGKVYFKFMRLISPGMFRMVFGIHSFMPIMMQMHGLLPPRFFGWMGYKVFSYLFDWTDTRWDRGLRDRMFQFAPVYVSAESMRWWLGRECFAKHKCILATQETTREEEQEEDATDACEDGGQDDRAAPAAATTESPESQQTADSQPVGGNGDTAWYNEQVPPFALWVCGNDRLVDGRRLLRRFRNARREPHVRLVHSKVVDEYEHLDVLWAMDAPDRVFTEIRRVLWETCHARDVCRVPVGCEAVAAWRRRPESSSGTEGGPTATRSKEGA